The proteins below come from a single Polynucleobacter necessarius genomic window:
- a CDS encoding murein transglycosylase A, with the protein MIFQIKLFQLSVFAIVIAALVAGCSTPLTRGTGYRSGGSGGAPSAYSSPIASFSAVSWQALPGWQEDDLSQAWPAWLKSCDALRKRSGELNWRQACAQASNVSSRDTPAMRRYFESYFQVYEIRNSSGGDSGLITGYYEPVMNGSLNRTSIYNVPLYGYPNAWKKSKPNPGPTRADLIGSGILKGSEIAWVQDLVAAAFMQIQGSGKIRLEDGRVIRLRFAGTNDQPFKSFAQWLLDRKEITRSEATMQGISQWAKRNPKCVNEMLNANPRFVFFKELPSNVDADLGPIGALGVPLTGERSIAIDLQAMPPGAPVFLSTTKPLSSQPLQKLVMAQDTGKAIVGGVRADYYWGSGDAAGEMAGRMKQNGKMWLLLPR; encoded by the coding sequence ATGATTTTTCAAATTAAATTATTTCAACTAAGTGTATTCGCTATTGTGATTGCTGCTTTAGTTGCGGGTTGCTCTACACCGCTGACTCGAGGAACGGGCTATCGTTCTGGCGGCTCAGGAGGTGCCCCATCCGCCTATAGTTCTCCCATTGCCAGTTTTAGTGCCGTAAGCTGGCAAGCTTTGCCTGGCTGGCAGGAGGACGATTTATCGCAAGCATGGCCTGCATGGCTCAAGAGCTGCGATGCGTTACGTAAACGTAGTGGTGAATTGAATTGGCGCCAGGCTTGCGCCCAAGCTAGCAATGTATCAAGCCGAGACACACCAGCGATGCGACGTTATTTCGAAAGTTACTTTCAGGTCTATGAAATTCGCAATTCGTCTGGGGGTGATAGCGGTCTCATCACAGGGTATTACGAGCCTGTGATGAATGGATCGTTGAATCGAACGAGTATCTACAACGTGCCGCTCTATGGTTATCCAAATGCATGGAAAAAATCGAAGCCCAATCCAGGACCCACGCGAGCCGATTTAATTGGATCAGGAATTTTGAAGGGGTCTGAGATTGCTTGGGTACAAGATCTAGTAGCAGCTGCATTTATGCAAATACAAGGCTCTGGAAAAATTCGACTGGAAGATGGTCGAGTTATTCGCTTGAGGTTTGCTGGCACTAACGATCAACCTTTTAAATCATTTGCTCAATGGTTATTGGATAGAAAAGAAATCACTCGCAGTGAAGCAACCATGCAAGGCATCTCGCAATGGGCAAAACGCAATCCTAAGTGCGTGAATGAAATGCTTAACGCAAACCCCCGTTTTGTTTTCTTTAAAGAGCTCCCCAGCAATGTGGACGCTGATTTGGGGCCGATTGGTGCATTGGGTGTTCCATTGACGGGTGAGCGAAGTATTGCCATTGATCTTCAGGCAATGCCACCTGGAGCCCCCGTTTTTTTGTCAACGACCAAGCCTTTAAGTAGCCAGCCTTTGCAAAAGCTAGTCATGGCACAAGATACGGGTAAAGCGATCGTGGGCGGTGTCAGAGCTGACTACTATTGGGGTTCGGGGGATGCCGCTGGAGAAATGGCTGGTCGAATGAAACAAAATGGCAAGATGTGGTTATTGTTACCCCGTTAA
- the bioD gene encoding ATP-dependent dethiobiotin synthetase BioD, producing the protein MSYCIRLDQFSSNAIAVITEGAGGFLTPLNTHEDLGNFAQQIGLPITLVVGMKLGCINHASLTAEAIHLRHLNIADWIGNIIAPEMPFLSENIETLRAKIDAPFLGLIPTLPSGLKRLTTAHTLLKRLNLLRSTFSYQRKTP; encoded by the coding sequence ATGTCATATTGCATTCGTTTAGATCAATTCAGCAGCAATGCGATTGCTGTAATCACGGAGGGAGCGGGCGGCTTTTTAACGCCACTCAATACGCATGAAGACTTAGGGAATTTTGCCCAGCAAATCGGTCTTCCCATCACTTTGGTTGTAGGTATGAAATTGGGTTGCATTAATCATGCATCACTAACTGCTGAAGCAATCCATTTGCGCCATCTCAATATTGCCGACTGGATTGGAAATATAATCGCCCCCGAGATGCCGTTTTTATCCGAAAATATCGAAACGCTTCGCGCCAAAATTGATGCCCCGTTTTTAGGGTTAATTCCGACATTACCTTCCGGACTTAAAAGGCTGACAACAGCCCATACGCTATTGAAGCGCTTGAATTTGCTGCGCAGCACATTCAGTTACCAGCGTAAAACCCCGTAA
- the bioD gene encoding ATP-dependent dethiobiotin synthetase BioD encodes MSNHSGYFITGTNTEVGKTLVSGALIVKLREQGKSVLGFKPVVAGTYLGNEGQLLNEDIETLRVALGNHNQELTLCPYVLNTPAAPHIVAKSKGIDLKLNVILHSFRSIQQQCDCCNHGGSGRLFNATQYA; translated from the coding sequence ATGAGTAACCACTCTGGATACTTTATTACTGGCACCAATACTGAAGTTGGTAAAACATTGGTATCGGGAGCCCTCATTGTCAAACTCCGAGAGCAGGGTAAATCAGTACTTGGCTTCAAACCCGTAGTTGCCGGAACATACTTAGGAAATGAGGGTCAATTACTCAACGAGGATATCGAAACCCTTCGGGTTGCCTTGGGCAACCATAATCAAGAGCTAACCCTTTGCCCCTATGTGCTGAATACTCCTGCAGCGCCTCACATCGTCGCCAAATCTAAAGGCATCGATTTAAAACTGAATGTCATATTGCATTCGTTTAGATCAATTCAGCAGCAATGCGATTGCTGTAATCACGGAGGGAGCGGGCGGCTTTTTAACGCCACTCAATACGCATGA
- a CDS encoding aminotransferase class I/II-fold pyridoxal phosphate-dependent enzyme, whose translation MSGHSIAHEQLEKRLASFQQKHIPNTRALFFSTGYLSNLTAITGLARLAPQGNTSIYSARLNHASLIDGVRLASIQTNALIILFYHTAPESLHDSLKKDIRPHRIIVTDGVFSMDGGLAPIEKLLAIAEQYDALLLIVDAHGFGVLGDQGHGILEQKNIHSERIIYIGTLGKAAGISGAFICAQDSFIEWLIQKGRPYIYSTATPAAIAHALLKSLKIIESDEGKRRRNHLHRLIDIWQQEMMFSTWEKVSSCTAIQPLILSSNANALLAAKLLDEAGY comes from the coding sequence ATTAGTGGCCACAGCATTGCACATGAACAATTAGAAAAGCGCTTAGCCTCGTTCCAACAAAAGCATATTCCCAATACGCGGGCACTATTTTTTAGTACAGGATATCTTTCGAACTTAACCGCCATCACTGGACTTGCAAGGCTGGCACCCCAAGGAAATACCAGCATTTACTCTGCAAGACTTAATCATGCTTCACTCATTGATGGCGTTCGCTTAGCAAGCATTCAAACAAATGCCTTGATTATCCTATTTTATCATACCGCTCCAGAGTCTTTGCACGATTCACTAAAAAAAGATATCCGACCACACAGGATCATTGTGACGGATGGTGTTTTTAGCATGGATGGCGGTCTTGCGCCCATTGAAAAACTATTGGCAATTGCCGAACAATACGATGCACTCTTACTGATAGTTGATGCCCATGGATTTGGTGTCTTAGGCGATCAAGGTCACGGCATTCTGGAACAAAAAAATATTCATTCAGAGCGAATCATCTATATCGGCACCCTAGGAAAAGCAGCCGGCATTAGTGGGGCTTTTATTTGTGCGCAAGATTCATTCATTGAATGGCTGATTCAAAAAGGTCGGCCCTACATCTACAGCACGGCAACGCCGGCTGCTATCGCCCATGCATTGCTAAAAAGCCTAAAGATCATTGAATCGGATGAAGGCAAGCGACGTCGCAACCATCTTCATCGCTTAATTGATATCTGGCAACAAGAGATGATGTTTTCCACTTGGGAAAAAGTGAGTTCCTGTACAGCCATACAGCCACTGATCCTAAGTAGTAATGCCAACGCTTTACTAGCCGCAAAACTATTGGATGAAGCTGGGTATTAG
- the coq7 gene encoding 2-polyprenyl-3-methyl-6-methoxy-1,4-benzoquinone monooxygenase, translating into MSPVDRLIIEFDTALRSIVGGANASRPIPESQSTTKHILDAAERKHAAGLMRVNHVGEVCAQALYQSQKLVARDPQIRKMLEHSAQEEMDHLAWCETRLKELDSHTSYLNPFWYAGSFAIGLFAGLAGDKWSLGFVAETENQVEAHLENHLEKLPLEDQRSRAIVDQMRIDEIEHGQAALHAGGTTLPDAVQKIMQTVSQVMTTTTYKI; encoded by the coding sequence ATGTCACCGGTTGATCGCCTGATTATTGAGTTTGATACCGCCTTGCGGTCTATTGTTGGCGGCGCAAATGCCAGCCGTCCCATACCGGAATCTCAGTCGACTACAAAACATATTCTTGATGCTGCTGAGCGTAAACATGCAGCAGGATTAATGCGTGTGAATCATGTTGGTGAAGTTTGCGCACAAGCACTTTATCAATCACAAAAATTGGTAGCACGCGATCCTCAAATTCGAAAGATGCTTGAACATTCTGCGCAAGAAGAAATGGATCACTTGGCGTGGTGTGAAACTCGCCTCAAAGAATTGGATTCACATACAAGTTATCTCAATCCCTTTTGGTATGCAGGATCTTTTGCAATTGGTTTGTTTGCAGGTTTAGCTGGCGACAAATGGAGCTTGGGATTTGTTGCGGAAACTGAAAATCAAGTTGAGGCACATCTGGAAAATCATCTTGAGAAACTGCCTTTAGAAGATCAGCGTTCACGAGCAATTGTTGATCAGATGCGCATCGATGAGATTGAGCATGGACAAGCTGCTTTACATGCTGGTGGAACAACTCTTCCAGACGCGGTTCAGAAAATCATGCAAACCGTTTCGCAGGTCATGACTACCACTACATACAAAATTTAA
- the rsmH gene encoding 16S rRNA (cytosine(1402)-N(4))-methyltransferase RsmH — MNNTHRPVLLAEAVTALTNGPLIQHQNPTDRILIIDGTFGRGGHTQALLKQLPVNARMISFDKDLDAIAVANKINDQRLTIVHDSFASMDQYAEAESVDGILLDLGISSPQADEAHRGFSFRREGLLDMRMNTNQGQTAAEWLVLASLEEITHVIKTYGEERFAFQIAKAIVAKREEGLAPKTTTQLANLVASVVRTREVGQDPATRTFQALRIFINCELEDLELGLKAALKLLKPGARLAVISFHSLEDRIVKQFLQSHAKVEIPRGLPVREKDLPQSTLEIIGRIKPSESEVVENPRARSAIMRVAEKRLGVLA, encoded by the coding sequence ATGAACAATACTCATCGCCCAGTGTTGCTGGCCGAGGCGGTGACGGCGCTGACCAATGGCCCGCTCATTCAACATCAAAACCCAACAGACCGCATCTTAATCATCGATGGAACATTTGGGCGTGGTGGTCACACACAAGCTTTACTCAAGCAGTTACCAGTGAATGCACGCATGATTTCGTTCGACAAGGATTTGGATGCGATCGCAGTGGCAAACAAAATCAACGATCAGCGCTTAACGATAGTGCACGACAGTTTTGCATCCATGGATCAATATGCAGAAGCGGAATCCGTGGATGGAATTTTGTTGGACTTGGGAATCAGTTCACCTCAAGCAGACGAAGCACATCGGGGGTTTTCCTTTCGTCGCGAAGGACTGCTCGACATGCGGATGAATACCAATCAAGGTCAAACTGCTGCCGAGTGGTTAGTACTTGCATCGTTGGAGGAAATCACGCACGTGATTAAGACTTACGGTGAAGAGCGTTTTGCATTTCAAATCGCAAAAGCCATTGTGGCAAAGCGAGAAGAAGGTTTAGCTCCTAAAACAACGACGCAACTTGCCAATTTGGTTGCAAGTGTGGTGCGTACCCGTGAAGTGGGTCAAGATCCTGCCACTAGGACATTCCAAGCGCTGCGCATTTTTATTAATTGCGAGTTAGAAGATTTGGAATTAGGACTTAAGGCTGCCTTGAAATTATTAAAGCCAGGTGCACGCCTTGCAGTCATTAGCTTTCATTCCCTAGAAGATCGGATTGTGAAGCAATTTTTGCAGTCTCATGCGAAGGTGGAGATCCCTCGTGGCCTGCCCGTTCGCGAAAAAGATTTACCTCAAAGCACCCTAGAGATTATTGGACGTATTAAGCCCAGTGAGTCAGAGGTTGTCGAGAATCCACGAGCACGCTCAGCGATTATGCGAGTAGCAGAAAAGCGTTTAGGGGTGTTGGCATGA
- the ftsL gene encoding cell division protein FtsL, translating into MNRATLTLLALLLICALSLVAAQQRARKLFIAQERAQIEGRKLNQEWLRLEYEQRNLSKSARIRDVARNQLHMVPISPGRTLYLKEAQ; encoded by the coding sequence ATGAATCGTGCAACTCTAACCTTGTTGGCTTTGTTACTAATTTGTGCGTTGTCGTTAGTGGCTGCTCAGCAGCGTGCTCGTAAACTTTTTATCGCTCAAGAGCGTGCTCAAATTGAAGGGCGAAAATTGAATCAAGAATGGTTGCGGTTGGAGTATGAACAACGCAATCTTTCGAAGTCTGCCCGTATTCGTGATGTTGCTCGTAATCAATTGCATATGGTGCCGATTTCTCCTGGGCGTACTTTGTACCTGAAGGAGGCGCAATGA
- a CDS encoding peptidoglycan D,D-transpeptidase FtsI family protein, translating to MRPVGFSTTPNLVLRLPMWRSRLMLFLLFFVFMLLLLRAFWIQGPGNAFYEAKGVRGTQRELELPASRGKILDRNGQVIATSLEAKSIIAYTDTVPDDLAADKVQKLANLLQISEAELRKKLKDERKQIFLKRQVDPEIAQQIKQLEIPGIGLNNEYRRFYPEGEAMAHVVGFTNVNDKGQEGMELSREKDLAAHPGQRRVVIDRLGRVVEDVAIEQLPQNGKDLQLSIDSKIQFLAYNALKSAVEQHRAKAGGAVVLDVQTGEILALANYPSYNPNDRKHLTGEQLRNRVLTDTFEPGSTMKPLTVAIALEKGAVTPNQNMVIGSSYLVGPKPITDTHPYGSLTVAQVIQKSSNIGTAKIAMNNLSPEEMWDFYTAVGLGQSPKIGFPGAVAGTVHPFKKWMPTDQARIAFGYGISASLFQVARAYTVFARDGELVPLTIERSPDVKPGTRVLSAKTAIEMREMLETVTEPGGTAVKAQAEGYRVGGKTGTAHKLVGKGYGNKYRAYFAGLAPISSPRIVVAVMVDEPTGGSHYGGDGAAPVFSTIVGETLRALNVLPDSKVKQMALDEKKPADTRAANIQTQHVALKR from the coding sequence ATGAGGCCGGTAGGATTTTCAACTACCCCGAATTTAGTATTGCGACTGCCAATGTGGCGGTCCCGCTTGATGTTGTTCCTCTTATTTTTTGTGTTCATGCTGCTATTGCTGCGCGCCTTTTGGATTCAGGGTCCAGGTAATGCGTTTTATGAAGCAAAAGGAGTTCGTGGCACACAGCGCGAATTGGAGTTGCCTGCAAGCCGAGGAAAAATCTTGGACCGCAATGGTCAGGTGATTGCTACAAGTCTTGAGGCGAAGTCGATTATTGCCTACACCGATACGGTGCCTGACGATCTGGCTGCTGATAAGGTGCAGAAGCTCGCTAATCTATTGCAAATTAGTGAGGCAGAGTTGCGCAAGAAACTGAAGGATGAGCGCAAGCAGATTTTCTTGAAACGCCAAGTGGATCCTGAAATTGCGCAGCAGATAAAGCAACTCGAAATTCCTGGTATTGGATTAAATAATGAATACCGCCGCTTTTACCCAGAGGGCGAAGCTATGGCGCACGTCGTTGGATTCACCAATGTTAACGACAAGGGTCAAGAGGGCATGGAGCTCTCTCGTGAAAAAGATCTTGCTGCGCACCCTGGTCAAAGACGTGTCGTGATCGATCGTCTGGGCCGTGTTGTGGAAGATGTGGCAATTGAGCAATTGCCACAAAATGGTAAAGATTTACAGCTCTCCATTGATAGCAAGATTCAATTTTTAGCCTACAACGCATTAAAGAGCGCAGTTGAACAGCATCGTGCAAAAGCTGGTGGTGCGGTGGTATTAGATGTTCAGACTGGGGAAATTTTGGCTCTAGCGAATTATCCAAGCTACAACCCAAATGATCGTAAACACTTGACGGGCGAGCAGTTGCGTAATCGTGTTTTGACCGACACTTTTGAGCCTGGTTCTACGATGAAGCCGCTGACGGTTGCGATTGCTCTCGAAAAAGGTGCAGTGACACCAAATCAAAATATGGTGATTGGCTCGAGTTATCTTGTGGGTCCCAAGCCGATTACGGATACCCATCCGTATGGGAGCTTAACAGTAGCGCAAGTTATCCAAAAGTCGAGCAATATTGGTACAGCAAAAATTGCTATGAACAATCTCTCACCAGAAGAGATGTGGGATTTTTATACAGCCGTTGGTTTGGGGCAGTCACCCAAGATTGGATTTCCAGGAGCGGTTGCTGGAACCGTACATCCATTTAAAAAATGGATGCCAACCGATCAAGCGCGAATTGCATTTGGTTATGGCATTTCTGCTTCACTGTTTCAGGTCGCTCGCGCCTATACCGTATTCGCACGTGACGGTGAATTAGTGCCGCTCACCATTGAGCGCAGTCCGGATGTTAAGCCTGGAACGCGAGTGCTCTCTGCCAAAACTGCTATTGAGATGCGTGAGATGTTAGAGACGGTAACGGAGCCGGGCGGCACCGCTGTTAAGGCGCAGGCAGAGGGGTATCGTGTTGGCGGCAAAACCGGAACAGCTCATAAATTGGTTGGTAAAGGTTATGGCAATAAATACCGCGCCTATTTTGCTGGCTTAGCTCCAATCAGCTCTCCAAGAATTGTGGTAGCGGTAATGGTTGATGAGCCTACGGGTGGTAGTCACTATGGCGGCGATGGCGCTGCACCTGTCTTTTCAACTATTGTTGGTGAAACATTGAGAGCGCTGAATGTGCTGCCTGACAGCAAGGTGAAGCAAATGGCTCTGGATGAAAAGAAGCCAGCAGACACTCGTGCTGCAAATATTCAAACGCAACATGTGGCATTGAAAAGATGA
- a CDS encoding UDP-N-acetylmuramoyl-tripeptide--D-alanyl-D-alanine ligase → MTMMSLAQVHAMLPGSVLLNIAPEAASALSLIRVGTDSRQIDAGELFVALSGERFDAHDFLEEVANKGARAAVISNKEGCPVNLPAVYVSDTRVGLGNLAKAWRAIHKIPLALVTGSNGKTTVKEMIAAIFKAAVGESHTLVTKGNLNNDIGLPLTLLKLRSSDQLAVVELGMNHPSETAQLAVIAQANIALINNAQREHQEFMATVAAVAEEHADAIRTLPQGGVAVFPADSDFTSVWRKAADSRKVIDFALPSSSSDVAASVTGRLLNNGSVEIVTDGGSIQVQLNTLGNHNVRNALAATAVALAAEISLEKIKQGLESFVPINGRMQAKKIELNVALIDDSYNANPDSVRAAIDALKQSGTPAWLVLGDMGEVSDQGPEFHREVGSYAAEQGVAKLFVIGDLCQFALKGFQKIAKNNPAFEGLHFADVDSLIAHLRMAMQTQLANSNSHLNILVKGSRFMRMERVVQALLEEAKTCS, encoded by the coding sequence ATGACCATGATGTCCCTTGCTCAAGTTCATGCGATGTTGCCTGGAAGCGTTTTATTGAATATTGCTCCAGAGGCGGCAAGTGCACTATCGCTCATAAGAGTTGGGACTGATAGTCGCCAAATTGATGCTGGCGAATTATTTGTAGCATTATCTGGTGAACGTTTTGATGCCCACGACTTCTTGGAAGAAGTTGCCAATAAAGGTGCTCGAGCTGCGGTCATTAGCAACAAAGAGGGATGCCCCGTCAATTTACCGGCTGTATATGTCAGTGATACACGAGTTGGATTGGGTAATCTTGCAAAAGCTTGGCGCGCAATACATAAAATTCCTTTGGCTTTGGTGACCGGTAGTAACGGGAAGACTACCGTTAAAGAAATGATTGCAGCAATTTTTAAGGCTGCTGTTGGCGAAAGTCACACCTTGGTGACGAAAGGTAATCTCAATAACGATATTGGCCTACCTTTAACCTTACTCAAGTTGCGCTCAAGTGATCAATTGGCTGTTGTCGAGTTAGGGATGAATCATCCTAGCGAGACAGCGCAATTGGCGGTAATTGCTCAGGCAAATATTGCTCTGATTAACAATGCTCAACGTGAGCATCAAGAATTTATGGCTACGGTTGCTGCAGTAGCGGAGGAGCATGCGGATGCCATTCGTACCTTACCTCAAGGTGGAGTGGCGGTATTCCCGGCGGACTCCGATTTCACATCCGTTTGGCGCAAAGCTGCCGACTCAAGAAAAGTGATTGATTTTGCCTTGCCATCTTCTTCGTCTGATGTGGCAGCCTCAGTAACTGGCCGTCTACTCAATAACGGTAGTGTAGAAATTGTGACCGATGGCGGAAGTATTCAGGTTCAACTCAATACGCTTGGTAACCATAATGTACGCAACGCTTTAGCTGCAACAGCTGTAGCTTTAGCGGCAGAAATTTCTCTCGAGAAAATCAAGCAAGGCTTGGAGTCATTTGTTCCAATAAATGGCCGCATGCAGGCAAAGAAAATTGAGTTAAACGTTGCTTTGATTGATGACAGCTATAACGCGAACCCAGATTCTGTTCGTGCAGCAATTGATGCATTGAAGCAGTCCGGAACTCCTGCCTGGCTGGTATTGGGTGATATGGGTGAAGTTAGCGATCAGGGGCCAGAGTTCCACCGTGAAGTCGGCTCCTATGCGGCAGAGCAAGGGGTTGCCAAACTTTTTGTAATAGGTGATCTTTGCCAGTTTGCTCTCAAAGGGTTTCAGAAGATTGCAAAAAATAATCCCGCCTTTGAGGGGCTCCACTTTGCGGATGTGGATAGCTTGATTGCCCACTTGCGTATGGCAATGCAGACGCAATTGGCTAATAGCAATAGTCATTTAAATATTTTGGTGAAAGGTTCTCGTTTTATGCGCATGGAGCGTGTAGTGCAAGCCTTGTTAGAGGAGGCGAAAACATGCTCTTGA
- the mraY gene encoding phospho-N-acetylmuramoyl-pentapeptide-transferase, whose protein sequence is MLLILAQWLQDDFGFLRVFNYITFRAVMATVTALLIGLAAGPWVIQKLTALKMGQAVRTDGPQTHLVKSGTPTMGGVLILIGIFVSCMLWADLSNRFIWIVMIVTFGFGAVGWVDDYRKVGRKDPKGMASREKFFWQTLIGLFAAIYLAFSVSEVNNLKVLQLFYEWLKSGFALDLPAKTDLLIPFMKEVSYPLGMMGFISLSYLVIVGSSNAVNLTDGLDGLVIMPVILVGAALGAFAYVMGNAIYAKYLLFPYIPGAGELMIFCGAMGGAGLAFLWYNTHPAQVFMGDVGALALGGALGTIAVIVRQEIVLFVMGGIFVAETLSVMLQVFWFKRTKKHFGEGRRIFRMAPLHHHFELGGWKETQVVVRFWIITILLVLIGLSSSKLR, encoded by the coding sequence ATGCTCTTGATCTTGGCGCAATGGCTGCAAGATGATTTTGGATTTTTGCGGGTCTTCAACTACATCACTTTTAGAGCTGTGATGGCAACTGTTACCGCTTTGTTGATTGGCTTGGCTGCTGGACCATGGGTCATTCAAAAGCTGACTGCACTCAAAATGGGTCAGGCTGTACGTACAGATGGCCCTCAAACCCATTTGGTGAAATCGGGTACGCCAACAATGGGTGGCGTACTTATTCTGATTGGTATTTTTGTCTCTTGCATGCTTTGGGCCGATCTGAGTAATCGCTTTATTTGGATTGTCATGATTGTTACTTTTGGTTTTGGTGCAGTCGGCTGGGTGGATGACTACCGTAAAGTAGGTCGTAAAGATCCCAAAGGAATGGCTTCGAGAGAGAAGTTTTTCTGGCAAACACTCATTGGCTTATTTGCTGCAATCTACTTGGCATTCTCGGTATCTGAGGTGAACAACCTCAAGGTACTCCAGCTATTTTATGAGTGGTTGAAGAGTGGCTTTGCTTTAGATCTTCCCGCAAAAACTGATCTCTTGATCCCTTTTATGAAAGAAGTGAGTTATCCATTAGGAATGATGGGGTTCATCAGCCTGAGTTATTTGGTGATTGTTGGTAGCAGTAATGCGGTGAATTTGACCGATGGTCTGGATGGTTTAGTAATCATGCCCGTGATTTTGGTGGGTGCAGCGCTTGGTGCGTTTGCGTATGTCATGGGTAATGCTATCTACGCCAAGTACTTACTTTTCCCTTATATTCCGGGCGCTGGCGAATTGATGATCTTCTGCGGCGCCATGGGTGGGGCAGGACTCGCATTCCTTTGGTACAACACCCATCCTGCACAAGTATTTATGGGTGATGTAGGAGCCTTAGCGCTCGGTGGTGCATTGGGCACTATTGCGGTAATTGTGCGTCAAGAAATTGTTCTCTTTGTGATGGGCGGTATTTTTGTGGCAGAAACACTTTCCGTTATGTTGCAAGTGTTCTGGTTCAAGCGCACGAAAAAGCATTTTGGCGAAGGACGCCGCATTTTCCGAATGGCTCCTTTACATCACCATTTTGAATTGGGTGGTTGGAAAGAAACACAAGTGGTTGTGCGTTTCTGGATTATCACCATTCTGTTAGTTCTGATTGGCTTATCTAGCTCGAAATTACGTTGA